In Gemmatimonas sp., a single genomic region encodes these proteins:
- a CDS encoding SusC/RagA family TonB-linked outer membrane protein, protein MGRFFSLAAALAVAVLPLRADAQTRDISGKVTQAVVGTPIADVTVSIVGQQVGVRTNERGEFRMRVPSGEVLVLARQLGFKRQTIRLGATENTANFVLEKDVLQLEGVTVTGQATTTDRKVAATAVATVGGPELNRVPARSIESNLAGKVAGARMFENSGAPGGGAQIQIRGATSVLASGDPLYVVDGVIISNASISSGSSSVSRASGSTGSSQDQVVNRLADLNPNDVENIEVLKSAAATAIYGSRATNGVVVITTKRGKQGRATWNVVQRMGTQQAQRLLGHRSFENYAEVKPYVGGVYGDSIARAVCGTGACPSFDWQKDLYGRTSPSWETLLSSAGGANNTRYFVSLNDRQESGIAINTGARRTGGRVNLDQTIGTKLTVSAGLDVTRNSFQRGFGNNDNAGVSPIYSLAYNPAIIDLTKKDASGRYVQMPFYTGSTRPGFGTSNPFEVFNFADNTESVWRQAGNVRVGYTALSTTKNSVQLSYLTGVDRFQQEGYQYFPNYFQVEPADGFLGTANQVNASSLQMNQGVNAVWTYSPNSKWLTSATTSFGGTYETQALNQYSVRGRGLLPTRKIALGAQDIAITNARTEFRDQSMYAQTQLLMLDEKLALNAGLRADRSSANGDREKFYTFPKFSGSYRFVKPLTDKIDEIKFRAAWGQSGNRPRWADRDILYADGGLIGGGGSLVSAGQLGSTIVKPEVMNETEFGTDATLFGGRMGVEFSRYQRRITDLLLTFPLAPSSGLGTQVINGGQLSVLGTEAVLSAVPIRTRNFEWTTRIIYNQNAQFTDSIPVPAFAVGGSFGASYGRNRIQRGTRSTNIWGNAPLRPNAVPGQPNVVADTILFDSNPIHTTTFNNDFSYKRFTVSALLDWRNGGYVSNMTNNLWDEGGQSRDFVAEGKQRYATFNSGDIRPYIQNGSYVKIREVTVNYQAPDALAKKIPGASSLRFNLSGRNLAIFSKYWSFDPEFSNFGNSNFNRFIDLAPFPASRQFFFSVDVGF, encoded by the coding sequence ATGGGTAGGTTTTTCTCGCTCGCCGCGGCGCTCGCGGTTGCCGTGCTGCCGCTTCGCGCGGACGCACAAACCCGCGATATCTCGGGTAAGGTGACGCAAGCCGTCGTCGGCACCCCCATCGCTGACGTGACCGTCAGCATCGTCGGCCAGCAGGTCGGTGTCCGGACCAACGAACGCGGTGAATTCCGCATGCGCGTGCCATCGGGCGAAGTGCTCGTGCTCGCGCGTCAGCTCGGCTTCAAGCGCCAGACGATCCGCCTCGGTGCGACCGAGAACACGGCCAACTTCGTCCTCGAGAAGGACGTGCTGCAGCTGGAAGGCGTGACGGTGACGGGTCAGGCGACGACGACGGATCGTAAGGTGGCGGCGACCGCCGTGGCAACCGTCGGTGGTCCGGAGCTAAACCGCGTGCCGGCTCGTTCCATTGAAAGCAACTTGGCCGGCAAAGTGGCCGGTGCGCGCATGTTTGAAAATAGCGGCGCCCCGGGCGGCGGTGCGCAGATTCAGATTCGCGGCGCCACGTCGGTGCTCGCCTCCGGCGACCCCCTGTACGTGGTGGACGGCGTCATCATTTCGAACGCCAGCATTTCGTCGGGATCGAGCTCGGTGAGTCGCGCCTCCGGCAGCACCGGGTCGAGTCAGGACCAAGTGGTGAACCGTCTGGCCGACCTGAACCCGAACGATGTCGAGAACATCGAAGTGCTGAAGTCGGCGGCCGCGACGGCCATCTACGGCTCTCGGGCCACCAACGGTGTGGTGGTGATCACCACCAAGCGCGGCAAGCAGGGCAGAGCCACGTGGAACGTGGTTCAGCGCATGGGGACGCAGCAGGCCCAGCGTCTTCTCGGTCATCGCTCGTTCGAGAACTACGCCGAAGTGAAGCCCTATGTCGGCGGCGTGTACGGCGACTCGATCGCTCGCGCGGTGTGCGGCACCGGCGCGTGCCCGTCGTTCGACTGGCAGAAGGATCTGTATGGTCGGACGTCGCCGAGCTGGGAAACGCTCCTCTCGTCGGCCGGTGGCGCAAACAATACCCGCTACTTCGTCTCGTTGAATGACCGACAGGAGTCGGGCATCGCGATCAACACGGGCGCGCGTCGTACCGGCGGTCGTGTCAACCTCGACCAGACGATCGGCACCAAGCTCACCGTGAGCGCTGGTCTTGACGTCACGCGCAACTCTTTCCAGCGCGGATTCGGCAACAACGACAATGCCGGTGTGAGCCCGATCTATTCGCTGGCGTACAACCCGGCGATCATCGACCTGACCAAGAAGGATGCCTCGGGCCGCTACGTCCAGATGCCGTTCTACACCGGCAGCACGCGCCCCGGCTTCGGCACGTCGAACCCGTTCGAAGTCTTCAACTTCGCAGACAACACAGAGAGCGTGTGGCGCCAGGCGGGTAACGTGCGCGTCGGCTACACGGCGTTGTCGACCACCAAGAACTCGGTGCAGCTCTCGTACCTGACCGGTGTCGACCGCTTCCAGCAGGAAGGCTATCAGTACTTCCCGAACTACTTCCAGGTCGAGCCAGCCGACGGGTTCCTGGGTACGGCGAATCAGGTAAACGCGTCGAGTCTCCAGATGAACCAAGGCGTGAACGCCGTCTGGACCTACAGCCCGAACAGCAAGTGGCTGACGTCGGCAACGACGTCGTTCGGTGGCACGTACGAAACGCAAGCGCTGAATCAGTACAGCGTACGTGGACGCGGCCTGCTGCCGACGCGCAAGATCGCGTTGGGCGCGCAAGACATCGCCATCACGAACGCGCGCACCGAGTTCCGCGATCAGTCGATGTATGCGCAGACGCAGTTGCTCATGCTCGACGAAAAGCTGGCTTTGAACGCCGGCCTTCGTGCCGACCGTTCGAGTGCCAACGGAGACCGCGAGAAGTTCTACACGTTCCCCAAGTTCTCGGGATCGTACCGTTTCGTGAAGCCGCTCACGGACAAGATCGACGAGATCAAGTTCCGCGCGGCGTGGGGCCAGTCGGGCAACCGGCCGCGTTGGGCTGATCGCGACATTCTGTACGCCGACGGTGGGTTGATCGGCGGCGGCGGCTCGCTCGTCTCCGCTGGCCAGCTCGGCAGCACGATCGTGAAGCCGGAAGTCATGAACGAGACCGAGTTCGGTACGGACGCCACGCTGTTCGGCGGCCGGATGGGCGTGGAATTCTCGCGCTACCAGCGCCGTATCACGGACTTGTTGCTCACGTTCCCGCTGGCGCCGTCGTCTGGCCTGGGCACGCAAGTGATCAACGGCGGCCAGCTGTCGGTGCTCGGCACTGAAGCCGTGTTGTCGGCGGTACCGATCCGCACGCGCAATTTCGAATGGACCACGCGCATCATCTACAATCAGAACGCGCAGTTCACCGACTCCATCCCGGTGCCGGCATTCGCCGTCGGTGGTTCCTTCGGCGCGTCGTACGGACGTAACCGCATTCAGCGTGGCACGCGTTCGACGAACATCTGGGGCAACGCCCCGCTCCGTCCGAACGCCGTGCCGGGGCAGCCCAACGTCGTGGCCGACACGATCCTGTTTGACTCGAATCCGATCCATACGACGACGTTCAACAACGACTTCTCGTACAAGCGGTTCACGGTGTCGGCGTTGCTCGATTGGCGGAACGGCGGTTACGTGTCGAACATGACGAACAACCTGTGGGACGAAGGTGGTCAGTCGCGCGATTTTGTGGCCGAGGGTAAGCAGCGCTACGCCACCTTCAACAGCGGCGACATCCGACCGTACATCCAGAACGGTTCATACGTGAAGATCCGTGAAGTGACGGTGAACTATCAGGCGCCTGACGCGTTGGCGAAGAAGATTCCGGGCGCCAGTTCGTTGCGCTTCAACTTGAGTGGCCGAAACCTCGCCATCTTCTCCAAGTATTGGAGCTTCGATCCGGAGTTCAGCAACTTCGGCAACTCGAACTTCAACCGCTTCATCGATCTCGCGCCGTTCCCGGCGAGCCGTCAGTTCTTCTTCAGCGTCGACGTGGGGTTCTAA
- a CDS encoding sigma-70 family RNA polymerase sigma factor encodes MTPASADAFALRQQRYEDLVRPHLDRLLGFAARRTVSFSDAEDAVQDMCVRAWSAFDELRDPARVRPWLFSILRTVLSDAFDRTGRRARLVPMSRLEDVHEQFVSTDSDVVFAEVVARLDEEMIRMALDAIPEDFASAVELHDIEGFKYHEIADIVGVPIGTVMSRISRGRRLLAGVIVERRQQWALGSPDSGRRREPRSEPRSGQGRAPRTS; translated from the coding sequence ATGACTCCCGCTTCGGCCGATGCCTTCGCGCTGCGACAGCAGCGCTACGAGGATCTCGTGCGTCCGCATCTCGATCGCCTCCTCGGCTTCGCGGCGCGGCGCACCGTCTCCTTCAGTGATGCCGAAGACGCCGTGCAGGACATGTGCGTGCGGGCGTGGAGCGCCTTTGATGAACTGCGCGATCCCGCGCGCGTGCGTCCGTGGCTCTTCAGCATTCTCCGCACGGTGCTCAGCGACGCGTTCGATCGCACCGGCCGCCGTGCTCGCCTGGTGCCCATGTCGCGTCTCGAGGACGTGCACGAGCAGTTCGTCTCGACCGACTCCGATGTCGTTTTCGCCGAGGTGGTGGCGCGCCTCGACGAGGAAATGATCAGAATGGCGCTCGACGCCATTCCCGAGGACTTCGCTTCGGCCGTCGAGCTGCACGACATCGAAGGGTTCAAATATCACGAGATCGCCGACATCGTCGGCGTGCCGATCGGCACGGTGATGAGCCGGATCTCGCGCGGTCGCCGGCTACTGGCCGGCGTCATCGTGGAACGTCGGCAGCAGTGGGCGCTCGGATCGCCTGACAGCGGCCGACGCCGCGAGCCCCGCTCAGAACCGCGGAGCGGCCAAGGACGAGCGCCGAGGACATCATGA
- a CDS encoding M1 family aminopeptidase: protein MSSSRSCRLPRPITGVLAAALACVAVTSADAQSPLLTGPGVSADLARLREAQITDVAYDLALSVSAGDTATGRVTVSFTQRTPGDVVLDFRGLSVRDGRINGTAWLELAAAWNRHHLVIPAARLRPGRNAIEVGFATPVAQAGASIIRNRDATDGNVYLYTLLVPSDANLLFPCFDQPDLKAKVRLSLTTPVAWRALANGTAIGIDTAGTVATHRFAETQRLSTYLIAFAAGPWASVTRSVATTSAAAPVPVSLWMRQSRRAEAESDTLIEMNARALRWLGDWFGIPYAFDKFDALLAPAFPFGGMEHPGAVFYNEESFIYRERPTVSQLLGRQATTFHEVAHQWFGDYLTMRWFDDLWLKEGFATYMAARMQADLEPRSNAWKTFYLRNKPVAYATDATAGTTPIWQQLGNLDQAKSNYGPIVYNKAPGVLKQLEYLVGAAAFQRGVQDFLRTHAYGNGTWRELLGNVGRAANRDLTAWGQAWMLRPGMPLVEQRLTVRNGVVQRLALVQRAAQPALSGGGAWPLKVQVLLFYANKPAVRLPVEMRGDTTIVRAAAGRAAPDFVFANDGDFGYAIVLPDAVSVQWLEQHIGSVRDDFLRAMLWGSLWDLVREARLSPARYADMVMRELPTERDEQITGTLVSRLSTVIGRYTDDVARDALLARAEPLLLRGAADSTRSYGQRKTQLDAAIGLARVPASLQRLDRWLDGDTAAGLALRPPTRWSIVTRLVARAAPTASSRLVAEVRRDSTSEGQRQAFVASAARPDSAHKGALFTRWFADAGLNEEWVTSSLRSFHDADQAAMTKAYLVPALDTLPWIQQNRRIFFLGSWLGATIGGQSDAEALAQIDRWLAARPTLAADLQQKIRQSRDELERTVRIRLAFAAVTSPP from the coding sequence ATGTCCTCTTCCCGATCCTGCCGTCTTCCGCGCCCCATCACGGGAGTCCTCGCCGCCGCCCTCGCGTGTGTTGCCGTCACCAGCGCCGACGCGCAGTCACCATTGTTGACCGGCCCAGGCGTATCCGCCGACTTGGCGCGCCTTCGGGAGGCGCAGATCACCGACGTGGCCTACGACCTCGCCCTGTCGGTGAGTGCGGGAGACACGGCGACGGGGCGGGTGACGGTGTCGTTCACGCAACGCACGCCGGGCGATGTCGTCCTCGACTTCCGAGGACTGTCGGTGCGCGACGGTCGGATCAACGGCACGGCATGGCTGGAACTGGCGGCGGCCTGGAATCGTCACCACCTCGTGATTCCCGCCGCGCGTCTCCGTCCCGGTCGGAATGCGATCGAGGTGGGGTTCGCGACGCCGGTGGCCCAAGCCGGCGCCAGTATCATCCGCAACCGCGATGCCACCGACGGCAACGTGTACCTGTACACGCTGCTCGTGCCGTCGGACGCGAACCTGCTCTTCCCCTGTTTCGATCAGCCCGATCTGAAGGCGAAGGTCCGCCTCTCGCTCACGACACCGGTCGCCTGGCGCGCGCTGGCGAACGGCACAGCGATCGGTATCGACACCGCGGGCACCGTAGCGACACACCGGTTCGCCGAGACGCAGCGCCTCAGCACCTATCTCATTGCGTTCGCGGCGGGTCCGTGGGCCAGTGTCACCCGGAGCGTGGCCACGACCTCCGCGGCGGCGCCGGTACCGGTCTCGCTCTGGATGCGACAGTCCCGGCGCGCCGAAGCGGAGAGCGACACGTTGATCGAGATGAATGCGCGTGCGCTGCGCTGGCTCGGCGACTGGTTCGGCATCCCGTATGCCTTCGACAAGTTCGATGCCCTGCTCGCCCCGGCGTTCCCGTTCGGCGGCATGGAGCATCCGGGCGCGGTGTTCTACAACGAAGAGAGTTTCATTTATCGTGAACGACCGACCGTGTCGCAGCTGCTTGGGCGGCAGGCGACGACGTTTCACGAAGTGGCCCACCAGTGGTTTGGTGATTACCTGACCATGCGGTGGTTCGACGACCTGTGGTTGAAGGAAGGATTCGCGACGTACATGGCGGCCCGCATGCAGGCCGACCTCGAGCCCAGGTCGAACGCGTGGAAGACGTTCTATCTGCGCAACAAGCCGGTGGCCTATGCGACCGACGCCACGGCGGGCACGACACCGATCTGGCAGCAGCTCGGGAACCTCGATCAGGCGAAGAGCAACTACGGCCCGATCGTGTACAACAAGGCCCCGGGTGTGCTGAAGCAGCTGGAGTATCTCGTGGGGGCCGCCGCCTTTCAGCGCGGGGTGCAGGATTTCCTGCGCACCCATGCGTACGGCAATGGGACGTGGCGCGAATTGCTGGGCAACGTAGGGCGCGCCGCCAATCGCGATCTCACAGCCTGGGGACAGGCGTGGATGCTGCGCCCGGGCATGCCGCTGGTCGAGCAGCGCCTGACGGTGCGCAACGGCGTGGTGCAGCGACTGGCGTTGGTGCAACGCGCGGCACAACCGGCGCTGTCGGGTGGCGGTGCCTGGCCGCTCAAGGTGCAGGTCCTGTTGTTCTATGCCAACAAGCCGGCGGTACGTCTCCCGGTGGAAATGCGCGGCGATACCACGATCGTGAGGGCCGCCGCGGGGCGTGCGGCCCCCGACTTCGTGTTCGCGAATGATGGCGATTTTGGCTACGCGATCGTGCTCCCGGATGCGGTGAGCGTGCAGTGGCTCGAGCAGCACATCGGCAGCGTGCGCGATGACTTTCTGCGGGCGATGTTGTGGGGATCGTTGTGGGATCTGGTGCGTGAAGCACGCCTCTCCCCGGCGCGCTATGCTGACATGGTGATGCGGGAACTGCCCACCGAGCGCGACGAGCAGATCACGGGGACGCTGGTGAGCCGGCTGTCGACCGTGATCGGTCGCTACACCGACGACGTGGCGCGCGACGCGCTGCTCGCTCGAGCGGAGCCGTTGCTGTTGCGAGGCGCCGCCGACAGCACGCGGAGCTATGGGCAGCGCAAGACGCAGCTCGACGCGGCGATCGGACTCGCGCGCGTGCCAGCCTCGCTGCAACGGCTCGATCGCTGGCTCGATGGCGACACGGCGGCCGGGCTGGCGCTCCGTCCGCCGACGCGGTGGTCGATCGTGACCCGCCTGGTGGCGCGCGCGGCCCCGACGGCCTCGTCGCGGCTGGTCGCAGAAGTGCGCCGCGATTCCACCAGTGAAGGGCAGCGTCAGGCGTTCGTGGCCAGCGCGGCGCGGCCGGATTCGGCACACAAGGGGGCGTTGTTCACGCGCTGGTTTGCCGATGCCGGACTCAACGAGGAGTGGGTGACGTCGAGCCTCCGGAGCTTCCACGACGCCGATCAGGCCGCGATGACGAAGGCCTACCTTGTGCCTGCGCTCGATACGCTGCCGTGGATCCAACAGAATCGCCGCATCTTCTTTCTGGGCAGCTGGCTCGGCGCGACGATCGGCGGTCAGAGCGATGCCGAGGCGCTGGCGCAGATTGACCGTTGGCTGGCGGCGCGTCCGACGCTCGCGGCGGATCTCCAGCAGAAGATCCGGCAGAGTCGTGACGAGCTCGAGCGTACGGTGCGGATCCGGCTCGCGTTCGCGGCGGTCACTTCGCCTCCCTGA
- a CDS encoding zf-HC2 domain-containing protein has translation MSEWQGGAAAGRLQPEDDATREARHEVLATLLAAYVDGELPPETMAQIDAHLLGCRRCRCEVTVHQSLATRLSRVTRPAVSAALDDRLSATIATASIVAAPAAASPAAASPAHAEPVMAASLVAAPIVGTPAAAASRRRWMLGVASVAAVFVTALVFSPPGRAPELAALQPAPLVVTTPIPLLELLAADFRTASARDLPGRARDLETVRGAVPFTVQPLRHADLQLVAAWTTDLDGEVAAVLAYKWRDALVMQYVVSDPWLFRSLTIRGAFAAGQSLGTDVSGVGMLAWSFGEGSTVVVADERWPTLVTLHPRAR, from the coding sequence ATGAGTGAGTGGCAGGGAGGGGCAGCCGCGGGCCGACTACAGCCCGAGGACGACGCGACACGCGAGGCGCGGCACGAGGTGCTGGCGACGCTGTTGGCGGCGTACGTCGACGGCGAGTTGCCGCCGGAAACGATGGCGCAGATCGACGCGCACCTACTCGGCTGCCGTCGCTGTCGTTGCGAGGTCACGGTGCACCAGAGTCTCGCGACGCGACTCTCTCGCGTCACCCGACCGGCCGTCTCGGCGGCCTTGGACGACCGGCTGAGCGCCACGATCGCGACCGCATCGATCGTCGCGGCGCCCGCTGCCGCGTCACCCGCTGCCGCGTCACCCGCTCACGCGGAGCCGGTAATGGCGGCGTCGCTCGTTGCGGCGCCGATAGTCGGCACACCCGCGGCGGCCGCGAGTCGGCGCCGTTGGATGCTTGGCGTCGCCTCGGTCGCGGCGGTGTTCGTCACCGCGCTTGTGTTCTCCCCGCCCGGTCGGGCACCCGAACTGGCCGCGTTGCAGCCGGCGCCGCTCGTCGTGACCACGCCGATCCCCCTGCTCGAGCTGCTGGCCGCCGACTTTCGCACCGCCAGCGCGCGCGACCTCCCAGGGCGCGCGCGCGATTTGGAGACCGTGCGAGGCGCTGTCCCCTTTACGGTGCAACCGCTTCGTCACGCCGACCTCCAGCTGGTCGCTGCGTGGACCACAGATCTCGATGGTGAGGTGGCGGCGGTGCTCGCGTACAAATGGCGTGATGCGCTGGTGATGCAGTACGTCGTCTCAGACCCATGGCTGTTTCGCTCGCTCACGATTCGCGGCGCGTTCGCGGCTGGTCAGTCTTTGGGCACCGATGTCTCTGGCGTCGGCATGCTGGCCTGGTCGTTTGGGGAGGGAAGCACGGTCGTGGTCGCCGACGAGCGCTGGCCGACGCTCGTGACACTGCATCCGCGCGCGCGCTGA
- a CDS encoding CHRD domain-containing protein, whose protein sequence is MFTTVRDARGTRAAQMLLLFTLAACSGGDGGTTPTPVVVAASVAVSASETGALTAIGATRSFSAVVKDASQATLSGAAVSWTTSNAAVATVAGSGASATVTATGNGSATITATSGSVSGTVAVDVAQRFATLAVQAAALTPAIGSTTQLTATARDSRGNAIAGVTGVTYTTADRTKAIISVDGLVTAIAPGAASVGASLTRDGVTATGSASLTVTAPISGAAAASVEATNANVFTPPAITIAEGGVVTFAFGSIAHNVLFQSAGAPTNIATVASTTAARTFPTAGSYPYVCSLHAGMSGTVTVLPNGILALLNGANERPNPVTTSANGAAVFTRNGTSVTYIVTYQGIASIPTGAHIHAPAGLTATAGVIVDLVKQTQTSNSGVLTGTFTATDIRGISGQPPIALDSLMTLLRTGNAYVNVHSSTFPAGEIRGQTGTP, encoded by the coding sequence ATGTTCACCACAGTCCGCGATGCACGCGGTACGCGCGCCGCCCAGATGTTGCTGCTGTTCACCCTCGCGGCCTGCAGCGGCGGCGATGGCGGCACCACACCGACGCCTGTTGTCGTCGCGGCATCAGTCGCCGTGAGTGCCTCCGAAACCGGTGCGCTGACCGCGATCGGTGCCACGCGGTCGTTCTCGGCGGTGGTGAAGGATGCGAGTCAGGCCACGCTGAGCGGAGCCGCCGTGAGCTGGACCACGAGCAACGCCGCCGTCGCGACCGTCGCTGGATCCGGCGCCAGCGCCACGGTGACGGCCACCGGCAATGGCTCCGCCACTATCACAGCGACCAGCGGATCGGTGTCGGGTACCGTCGCGGTCGATGTCGCGCAGCGCTTCGCCACGTTGGCCGTGCAGGCGGCCGCGCTGACACCGGCGATAGGCAGCACCACGCAGCTCACTGCCACCGCCCGTGACTCCCGCGGCAATGCTATCGCCGGTGTCACTGGCGTGACGTACACGACCGCCGATCGCACGAAGGCCATCATCAGCGTCGACGGACTCGTCACCGCCATCGCTCCGGGCGCCGCTTCGGTTGGCGCATCGCTCACGCGTGACGGAGTCACCGCCACGGGCAGCGCCTCGCTCACGGTGACCGCGCCAATCAGTGGGGCTGCCGCCGCTTCCGTCGAGGCGACGAACGCCAATGTCTTCACGCCGCCCGCCATTACGATCGCGGAAGGTGGCGTGGTCACCTTCGCCTTCGGAAGCATCGCGCACAACGTGCTGTTCCAGTCGGCGGGGGCCCCGACGAACATTGCGACCGTCGCCAGTACGACGGCGGCGCGCACTTTCCCCACTGCCGGCAGCTACCCGTATGTGTGCTCGCTGCATGCCGGCATGTCGGGCACCGTGACCGTGCTGCCCAACGGGATCCTCGCCCTGCTCAACGGCGCCAACGAGCGCCCGAATCCGGTGACCACCAGCGCCAACGGCGCCGCCGTCTTCACCCGCAACGGCACATCGGTCACGTACATCGTGACGTATCAGGGCATCGCCTCGATCCCGACCGGTGCCCACATCCACGCCCCGGCCGGCCTCACCGCCACCGCGGGCGTCATCGTCGATCTGGTCAAGCAGACCCAGACCAGCAACAGCGGCGTGCTCACGGGCACGTTTACGGCGACGGATATTCGCGGCATCAGTGGACAGCCGCCCATCGCGCTCGACTCGCTCATGACGCTCCTGCGCACGGGCAACGCCTATGTCAACGTGCACTCCTCAACCTTCCCGGCCGGTGAGATTCGCGGCCAGACCGGCACGCCGTAA
- a CDS encoding cache domain-containing protein — MTIVALVLGTVFTVARTEARRAADAGAVRALEQSADLVAQLLAGRGRSLAGGARVFVQGPYFRTLVAESRRDDILDQTFEAAEQLDASWVFITDASGMLVAKSDEPSASGDQLANVALISGALRGQVMTGFGGSGDSALFQATAVPVAAPGGSPFGVLVATRLLDSAMAVDIATATGSALVFYVRTTDGVAHVAASTLSRDASLRSAVRRRASGQAPLVINGREWRAHATALNTAGGTEVGGYLVLRPAEVDVPTITALRRAMAIASALGFLLAVFAALIAHRVVVAPVRRLERERRDLTRDVMLARRDLHDHVALSRLLSLDVATSVTAEHPVAVEPSRTVLPSRVRVERPRTLPRTLPRSLPLSLSLPMPRHADGDITPFALGSTVAQRYRIDAILGARDRGVLYRAFDVARGETVALGVLRPERLFLDDDARALLTADVSTASRVEHPHVAQVRDVGDERGVPFVTSEFVPGVSLASVLRHWGTLPADAVIALARQLLRALAATHAHHVIHGDIKPSDIRITPGGQVKLTGFGIAHALRDAAQRAQSVQRAGDAALSGRLVGATVGTPEYLAPEQLVGAPASSASDLYALGVVLQECLAGHAMQRNDMPVTLIGKRLGDDMGEYARTDVAAWPPPLDTLIAAMTANDAAHRAPSAAHLLERLEISTLPLE; from the coding sequence GTGACCATCGTCGCCCTGGTATTGGGGACGGTGTTCACGGTGGCGCGCACCGAAGCGCGACGCGCCGCCGATGCCGGCGCGGTGCGCGCGCTCGAGCAATCAGCCGACCTCGTCGCGCAGCTCCTCGCTGGACGTGGCCGCAGTCTCGCCGGCGGCGCGCGCGTATTCGTACAAGGGCCGTACTTTCGCACGCTCGTCGCCGAAAGCCGTCGTGACGACATCCTCGACCAGACGTTCGAGGCCGCCGAGCAACTCGATGCCTCGTGGGTGTTCATCACCGACGCGTCGGGGATGCTGGTGGCGAAGTCCGACGAACCGTCGGCCTCCGGCGATCAGCTCGCCAACGTCGCACTGATCTCAGGGGCGCTCCGTGGACAGGTGATGACCGGCTTCGGAGGCTCCGGGGATTCCGCACTCTTTCAAGCGACCGCCGTCCCGGTCGCCGCACCCGGAGGCTCGCCGTTCGGCGTGTTGGTTGCCACGCGACTCCTCGACTCCGCGATGGCGGTCGACATCGCGACGGCCACGGGCAGTGCGTTGGTCTTCTATGTACGCACCACCGACGGCGTGGCTCATGTGGCGGCATCGACGTTGTCGCGCGATGCGTCGCTGCGTTCGGCCGTTCGGCGCCGGGCATCAGGGCAGGCCCCGCTCGTCATAAACGGTCGCGAGTGGCGCGCGCACGCGACGGCGCTCAACACCGCCGGTGGCACGGAGGTCGGTGGTTATCTCGTGTTGCGCCCTGCCGAGGTCGACGTGCCGACGATCACGGCGCTGCGACGTGCGATGGCCATCGCCAGCGCACTCGGTTTCCTGCTCGCCGTATTCGCTGCGCTGATCGCACACCGCGTCGTGGTCGCGCCGGTGCGCCGGCTCGAGCGCGAGCGGCGGGACCTCACTCGCGACGTAATGCTCGCGCGCCGTGATCTGCACGACCATGTCGCGCTCAGTCGGTTGCTCTCGCTTGATGTCGCGACGTCGGTCACGGCGGAGCATCCCGTTGCGGTGGAGCCGTCGCGCACCGTACTGCCAAGTCGGGTTCGCGTAGAGCGCCCGCGCACACTCCCGCGCACGCTTCCGCGCTCGCTTCCGCTGTCGCTGTCGCTGCCGATGCCGCGACACGCCGACGGTGACATCACGCCTTTCGCGCTGGGCAGCACCGTCGCGCAGCGCTATCGCATCGACGCCATACTCGGGGCGCGTGACCGCGGCGTGCTGTATCGCGCGTTCGATGTTGCGCGTGGTGAAACCGTGGCGCTGGGCGTGCTCCGGCCCGAACGGCTCTTTCTCGACGACGACGCGCGCGCGTTGCTGACTGCCGATGTGTCGACGGCGAGCCGCGTGGAGCATCCGCACGTGGCGCAGGTGCGGGACGTCGGCGACGAGCGCGGTGTTCCGTTCGTGACCTCGGAGTTCGTGCCGGGCGTGTCGCTCGCCAGCGTGCTCCGCCATTGGGGGACGTTGCCGGCCGACGCCGTGATCGCACTGGCGCGGCAACTGCTGCGCGCGCTGGCGGCGACGCACGCGCACCACGTGATCCACGGTGATATCAAGCCGAGCGACATTCGCATCACGCCCGGCGGACAGGTCAAGCTCACGGGATTCGGCATCGCGCACGCGCTTCGCGACGCCGCGCAGCGGGCGCAGTCGGTACAGCGCGCCGGCGACGCCGCGCTGTCGGGACGCCTCGTCGGCGCGACAGTGGGGACGCCTGAGTATCTCGCTCCTGAACAGCTCGTCGGCGCGCCGGCGTCATCCGCCAGCGACCTGTATGCACTGGGCGTGGTGTTGCAGGAGTGTCTCGCGGGGCACGCCATGCAACGGAATGACATGCCGGTCACGCTCATCGGCAAACGCTTGGGCGACGACATGGGCGAGTACGCGCGCACCGACGTGGCCGCCTGGCCGCCGCCGCTTGACACACTCATCGCGGCCATGACCGCGAATGATGCGGCCCACCGGGCCCCCTCGGCGGCTCACCTGCTTGAACGGCTCGAGATCTCAACGCTGCCGCTGGAATAG